A genomic stretch from Georgenia muralis includes:
- a CDS encoding aspartate:alanine exchanger family transporter: protein MQAVFTTLAEQPLLLLFGVLGVGAVIGRISVRGISLGAAAVLFSAIGVTAWADSYGTAVEIPEVVGFLGLAVFAFVTGITSGPNFFHTLRTAWPVMLAVAAVLVAGAATAVGLGRGLGLGAETIAGTFAGALTNTPALAAAGGTPAATVGYAVSYLFGVLGMLALTTLALRSSATDTDAPAPVVDVTLRVDTEAEPTVADLRSRHGGQLLFSRIRREETGPAESVPDDTVLHAGDVITVVGPTTEIETLTAELGHRSSHDLMLDRSHLDFRRMTVSDPRLAGRTVGQLGLETRFHATVARVRRGDVDMVATPDLVVQMGDRVRVVAPTTRMNEVTRYFGDSARGLSDINPAAFGLGLLVGLLLGEIPIPVPGGGTFSIGAAAGTLIVGLVMGRIGRIGRVVTALPYTASMVLSEFGLLVFLAYAGTKAGSLITDAFTSGDVVAIFVLGLATTLVVGVGTFTVLRWGFHSGGTRLAGILGGTQTQPALLAYANGRTGHDPRVALGYALVYPTAMVVKILLAQVLGGL from the coding sequence ATGCAGGCAGTCTTCACGACCCTCGCAGAGCAGCCGCTGCTGCTCCTCTTCGGAGTGCTGGGGGTCGGAGCCGTCATCGGCCGGATCTCCGTCCGGGGCATCTCGCTCGGTGCGGCCGCGGTGCTCTTCAGCGCCATCGGGGTCACGGCGTGGGCCGACTCCTACGGCACGGCGGTGGAGATACCGGAGGTGGTGGGGTTCCTCGGCCTGGCGGTCTTCGCCTTCGTCACCGGCATCACCTCGGGTCCCAACTTCTTCCACACCCTGCGCACCGCCTGGCCGGTGATGCTTGCCGTCGCTGCCGTCCTCGTCGCGGGAGCCGCCACGGCGGTGGGCCTGGGCCGCGGCCTCGGCCTCGGCGCCGAGACGATCGCCGGGACCTTCGCGGGCGCGCTCACCAACACCCCCGCCCTCGCCGCGGCGGGCGGGACACCGGCGGCCACGGTGGGCTACGCCGTCTCCTACCTGTTCGGCGTGCTCGGCATGCTGGCCCTGACCACGCTCGCCCTGCGCTCCAGCGCCACCGACACCGACGCCCCGGCACCGGTCGTCGACGTCACCCTGCGGGTGGACACGGAGGCTGAGCCCACCGTCGCCGACCTGCGCAGCAGGCACGGTGGCCAGCTGCTCTTCTCCCGGATCCGACGGGAGGAGACCGGACCCGCCGAGAGCGTGCCGGACGACACCGTGCTCCACGCGGGCGACGTCATCACCGTCGTCGGGCCGACCACCGAGATCGAGACGCTCACCGCCGAGCTCGGCCACCGCTCCTCCCACGACCTCATGCTCGACCGCTCGCACCTGGACTTCCGGCGGATGACGGTCTCCGACCCTCGCCTCGCCGGCCGGACGGTCGGCCAGCTGGGCCTCGAGACCAGGTTCCACGCGACAGTCGCGAGGGTGCGGCGCGGGGATGTCGACATGGTGGCAACCCCCGACCTCGTCGTCCAGATGGGCGACCGGGTCCGGGTGGTCGCGCCGACCACGCGGATGAACGAGGTCACGCGGTACTTCGGGGACTCCGCGCGTGGCCTCTCGGACATCAACCCCGCGGCGTTCGGCCTCGGTCTGCTCGTCGGCCTCCTCCTCGGTGAGATCCCGATCCCCGTCCCCGGCGGTGGGACGTTCTCGATCGGCGCTGCGGCAGGCACCCTCATCGTCGGCCTGGTCATGGGACGCATCGGCCGGATCGGTCGGGTCGTGACCGCTCTGCCCTACACCGCTTCCATGGTGCTCTCCGAGTTCGGGCTGCTGGTCTTCCTCGCCTACGCCGGGACCAAGGCCGGCTCGCTCATCACCGACGCCTTCACCTCCGGCGACGTGGTCGCCATCTTCGTCCTCGGACTCGCGACCACGCTCGTGGTCGGCGTCGGGACCTTCACCGTCCTGCGTTGGGGCTTCCACAGCGGCGGCACCCGCCTTGCGGGGATCCTCGGGGGGACGCAGACACAGCCGGCGCTCCTCGCCTACGCCAACGGTCGTACCGGCCACGACCCCCGGGTCGCGCTCGGATACGCCCTCGTCTACCCCACCGCCATGGTGGTCAAGATCCTCCTCGCACAGGTCCTCGGCGGGCTCTGA
- the ilvD gene encoding dihydroxy-acid dehydratase, which translates to MDDTATGPDIKPRSRTVTDGIEATAARGMLRAVGMGDEDFAKPQIGVASSWNEITPCNLSLDRLAQAAKDGVHAGGGYPLQFGTISVSDGISMGHEGMHFSLVSRDVIADSVETVMQAERLDGSVLLAGCDKSLPGMLMAAARLDLASVFIYAGTIMPGWVKLSDGTEKDVTIIDAFEAVGACSRGLMSTEDLERIERAICPGEGACGGYYTANTMATVAEAIGMSIPGSASPPSADRRRDAAARRAGEAVVELLRQGITSHDIMTKAAFENAIAVVQAFGGSTNAVLHLLAVAHEADVDLTLDDFRRIGAKVPHLADLKPYGRYVMNDVDRVGGIQVVMRSLLDAGLLDGDCMTVTGQTVAENLEKLDPPAPDGKVLRAASTPIAPTGGITILHGSLAPEGAVVKSAGFESDVFEGSARVFDRERAAMDALENGTIGHGDVVVIRYEGPKGGPGMREMLAITGAIKGAGLGKDVLLLTDGRFSGGTTGLCVGHIAPEAVDGGPIAFIQDGDQIRLDVAGGRLELLVDDAELSRRRDGWQPLPPRYTKGVLGKYTKLVRSASRGAILE; encoded by the coding sequence ATGGATGACACAGCTACCGGCCCGGACATCAAGCCCCGTAGCCGCACGGTCACGGATGGCATCGAGGCCACCGCCGCGCGCGGCATGCTTCGAGCGGTGGGTATGGGTGACGAGGACTTCGCCAAGCCCCAGATCGGCGTCGCGAGCTCCTGGAACGAGATCACTCCTTGCAACCTCTCCCTCGACCGGCTGGCGCAGGCCGCGAAGGACGGTGTCCACGCAGGTGGCGGGTATCCCCTCCAGTTCGGGACCATCTCGGTCTCTGACGGGATCTCGATGGGGCACGAGGGGATGCACTTCTCGCTGGTCTCGCGGGACGTGATCGCCGACTCCGTCGAGACCGTCATGCAGGCGGAGCGCCTCGATGGATCGGTCCTGCTCGCCGGCTGTGACAAGTCGCTTCCCGGCATGCTCATGGCAGCGGCGCGGCTCGACCTGGCGAGCGTCTTCATTTACGCCGGCACCATCATGCCGGGATGGGTCAAGCTCTCGGACGGCACCGAGAAGGACGTGACCATCATCGATGCGTTCGAGGCGGTCGGAGCCTGCTCCCGCGGCCTCATGAGCACCGAGGACCTCGAGCGGATCGAGCGCGCGATCTGTCCCGGTGAGGGTGCCTGTGGTGGCTACTACACGGCGAACACCATGGCGACGGTCGCCGAGGCGATCGGCATGTCGATCCCCGGTTCGGCCAGCCCGCCGTCGGCCGACCGGCGCCGCGACGCCGCCGCCCGACGGGCCGGGGAGGCCGTGGTGGAGCTGCTCCGGCAGGGCATCACCTCCCACGACATCATGACGAAGGCAGCGTTCGAGAACGCCATCGCGGTGGTCCAGGCCTTCGGCGGTTCGACGAACGCGGTTCTCCACCTCTTGGCCGTCGCCCACGAGGCGGACGTCGACCTCACCCTCGACGACTTCCGGCGCATCGGCGCCAAGGTGCCCCACCTCGCCGACCTCAAGCCCTACGGCCGTTACGTCATGAACGACGTGGACCGGGTGGGTGGCATCCAGGTGGTCATGAGGTCGCTGCTCGACGCCGGCCTCCTCGACGGTGACTGCATGACGGTCACGGGCCAGACCGTGGCGGAGAACCTCGAGAAGCTCGACCCGCCCGCACCGGACGGGAAGGTGCTCCGCGCGGCGTCGACCCCGATCGCCCCGACCGGTGGCATCACGATCCTCCACGGCTCGCTCGCTCCCGAGGGCGCCGTCGTGAAGTCGGCCGGCTTCGAGTCCGACGTCTTCGAGGGCAGCGCGCGCGTGTTCGACCGCGAACGGGCTGCGATGGACGCGCTCGAGAACGGCACGATCGGTCATGGGGACGTTGTCGTGATCCGGTACGAGGGGCCCAAGGGTGGGCCGGGCATGCGCGAGATGCTCGCGATCACCGGCGCCATCAAGGGCGCCGGCCTCGGCAAGGACGTCCTGCTGCTCACGGACGGCCGGTTCTCGGGTGGCACCACCGGTCTGTGCGTGGGACACATCGCCCCCGAGGCGGTCGACGGCGGTCCCATCGCGTTCATCCAGGACGGCGACCAGATCCGGCTCGACGTCGCCGGTGGTCGCCTCGAGCTTCTCGTCGACGACGCCGAGCTGTCCCGTCGCCGCGACGGCTGGCAGCCGCTGCCGCCCCGGTACACCAAGGGCGTCCTCGGCAAGTACACCAAGCTCGTCCGCTCGGCCTCCCGGGGAGCGATCCTCGAGTAG
- a CDS encoding IS1634 family transposase, with amino-acid sequence MAWIRRVRTASGATAVQIAESVGGRRRIVVHVGSAHTEAELGLLVERARELLDDPGQDQLDLGLEPAAPRTTLIGRPGVAALFGEPGSPVQERRGPVAPPRVVATSSRVLYDALAAVFTDLGFDALGDEVFRDLVIARIVEPTSILDTARVLTDLGVRPASEKTMRRTLARAAAGEGPGAYRDKVAALCFTHAVTSGDVSLCLYDVTTLYFEAEKEDDLRKVGYSKERRVDPQIVVGLLVDRHGFPLEIGCYEGNQAETATIVPIVKQFQDRHGVEDMVVVADAGMLSAGNLAALEEANLRFIVGSRVTKAPLDLASHFRWHGDAFTDAQVIDTLTPRTGRHRSENNEAVKVEPIWDRDRHPGSWRAVWAYSAKRAARDGKTLTLQENRARAVIAGEKATRTPRFVKTTGDARSLDEAALARARRLVGLKGYVTNIPARLMPAGEVIGSYHELWHVEQSFRMSKTDLAARPMFVRTRDAIEAHLTIVFTALAVSREVQARSGLAIRNVIRQLRPLRSATITANGATQTIPPHIDPDRRTIIDALTTGKTQALSE; translated from the coding sequence GTGGCGTGGATCCGGCGGGTGCGGACGGCCTCGGGGGCGACGGCCGTGCAGATCGCTGAGTCCGTTGGGGGTCGTCGGCGGATCGTCGTGCACGTCGGGTCGGCGCATACCGAGGCCGAGCTCGGGCTGCTCGTCGAGCGGGCGCGGGAGCTGCTGGACGACCCGGGCCAGGACCAGCTCGACCTCGGCCTCGAGCCGGCGGCGCCCAGAACGACGCTGATCGGCCGGCCCGGAGTGGCGGCTCTCTTCGGCGAGCCGGGCTCCCCGGTACAGGAGCGGCGGGGACCGGTCGCACCGCCCCGGGTGGTGGCGACCTCCTCTCGGGTGCTCTACGACGCACTCGCCGCGGTGTTCACCGATCTGGGGTTCGACGCCCTGGGCGATGAGGTGTTCCGGGACCTGGTGATCGCCCGGATCGTGGAGCCGACCTCGATCCTGGACACCGCCCGGGTGCTGACCGACCTCGGCGTGAGGCCGGCGAGTGAGAAGACGATGCGCCGCACCCTGGCCCGGGCCGCGGCCGGCGAGGGGCCCGGCGCCTACCGGGACAAGGTCGCCGCGTTGTGCTTCACCCACGCGGTGACCAGCGGTGACGTCTCGCTGTGCTTGTACGACGTGACGACGTTGTACTTCGAGGCGGAGAAGGAGGACGACCTGCGCAAGGTCGGCTACTCCAAGGAACGCCGCGTCGACCCGCAGATCGTCGTCGGCCTGCTCGTCGACCGGCACGGGTTCCCGCTCGAGATCGGCTGCTACGAGGGCAACCAGGCCGAGACCGCCACGATCGTGCCGATCGTCAAGCAGTTCCAGGACCGGCACGGCGTCGAGGACATGGTCGTCGTCGCCGACGCCGGGATGCTCTCGGCGGGCAACCTGGCCGCTCTGGAGGAGGCGAACCTGCGCTTCATCGTCGGCTCCCGGGTGACCAAGGCACCGCTGGACCTGGCCTCGCACTTCCGCTGGCACGGGGACGCGTTCACCGACGCCCAGGTCATCGACACCCTCACGCCCCGGACCGGGCGGCACCGCAGCGAGAACAACGAAGCGGTCAAGGTCGAGCCGATCTGGGACCGTGACCGCCACCCTGGGTCGTGGCGGGCGGTCTGGGCCTACTCGGCCAAGCGGGCGGCGCGGGACGGGAAGACGTTGACGTTGCAGGAGAACCGGGCCCGCGCGGTCATCGCCGGGGAGAAGGCCACCCGGACCCCGCGGTTCGTCAAGACCACCGGTGACGCGCGCAGCCTGGACGAGGCCGCCCTCGCCAGGGCGCGGCGCCTGGTCGGGCTCAAGGGCTACGTCACGAACATCCCCGCCCGGCTGATGCCCGCGGGTGAGGTCATCGGGTCGTACCACGAGCTCTGGCACGTCGAGCAGTCGTTTCGGATGTCCAAGACCGATCTGGCCGCCCGGCCCATGTTCGTTCGAACCCGGGACGCGATCGAGGCCCACCTGACCATCGTGTTCACCGCACTGGCCGTCTCCCGCGAGGTCCAGGCCCGCTCTGGGCTCGCGATCCGCAACGTCATCCGCCAGCTCCGGCCGCTGCGCTCAGCGACCATCACGGCCAACGGCGCCACCCAAACCATCCCGCCGCACATCGACCCCGACCGACGGACCATCATCGACGCCCTCACGACCGGGAAAACTCAGGCACTAAGCGAATGA